A stretch of Faecalibacterium duncaniae DNA encodes these proteins:
- a CDS encoding aldo/keto reductase, producing the protein MEYRAWKKQNGAGESIRTSLLGYGCMRFPTTPEGAIDEPRAEALLNAARDAGVNYFDTAYPYHGGQSEPFVGRVIAKWPRESFYLATKMPLWQCGSLEEAQHIFEEQLRRLGVEYIDFYLLHSLHAARYDRAKEMGIVDWLWEQKKLGRIRSFGFSCHDNAAGLEHILRDQPWDFCQLQYNYLDTDDRAEEISGDRGYQLTEELNIPLIIMEPIKGGTLANLPPEAEAPLKALRPEATDASWALRWVGSHRNVHVILSGMSAEDQLTDNLATFARFEPLTAAETAAVEQTAAFLHSRIKIGCTGCRYCMPCPMGVDIPDNFSIWNKLGMFGQPEAIKHQWEAHFPDAEKASHCVRCGKCEAACPQHLPIRNALARLQQELDQL; encoded by the coding sequence ATGGAATACAGAGCATGGAAAAAGCAGAACGGCGCAGGGGAGAGCATCCGCACCTCCCTGCTGGGCTATGGCTGTATGCGGTTTCCCACCACACCGGAGGGAGCCATTGACGAGCCCCGGGCCGAAGCGCTGCTGAACGCTGCGCGGGACGCAGGCGTGAACTATTTTGACACCGCCTACCCCTACCACGGCGGCCAGAGCGAGCCCTTTGTGGGCAGGGTCATTGCAAAGTGGCCCCGGGAGAGCTTTTATCTGGCCACCAAGATGCCGCTGTGGCAGTGCGGGAGCCTGGAGGAGGCCCAGCATATCTTTGAAGAGCAGCTCCGGCGGCTGGGCGTGGAGTATATCGACTTCTACCTGCTGCACTCCCTGCACGCCGCCCGGTACGACCGGGCCAAGGAAATGGGCATCGTGGACTGGCTGTGGGAGCAGAAAAAGCTGGGCCGCATCCGCAGCTTCGGTTTCTCCTGCCACGACAACGCGGCGGGCCTTGAGCACATCCTGCGGGATCAGCCCTGGGATTTCTGCCAGCTGCAGTATAACTATCTGGACACCGATGACCGTGCCGAGGAGATCTCGGGTGACCGCGGCTATCAGTTGACCGAGGAGCTGAACATCCCCCTCATCATTATGGAGCCCATCAAGGGCGGCACACTGGCCAACCTGCCCCCGGAGGCCGAAGCGCCCCTCAAGGCCCTGCGGCCCGAAGCCACGGATGCCTCCTGGGCCCTGCGCTGGGTGGGCAGCCACCGGAACGTCCATGTCATCCTCTCGGGCATGAGTGCCGAGGATCAGCTCACGGATAACTTGGCCACCTTTGCCCGCTTTGAGCCGCTGACCGCTGCAGAGACCGCCGCGGTGGAGCAGACCGCCGCCTTCCTGCACAGCCGCATCAAGATCGGCTGCACCGGCTGCCGGTACTGTATGCCCTGCCCCATGGGGGTGGACATCCCGGACAACTTCAGCATCTGGAACAAGCTGGGGATGTTCGGCCAGCCCGAGGCCATCAAGCACCAGTGGGAAGCCCACTTCCCCGATGCCGAAAAGGCCAGCCATTGCGTCCGCTGCGGCAAGTGCGAGGCGGCCTGCCCCCAGCATCTGCCCATCCGCAATGCGTTGGCCCGGCTGCAGCAGGAGCTGGATCAGCTGTAA
- the dusB gene encoding tRNA dihydrouridine synthase DusB has translation MEPFNTPLKIREISLPHRAVFGPMAGFTDAPARRLMAQHGAGFTVSEMVSSRALVYGDHKTVSLLKAEPNGAPYGVQIFGEVPEIMGQAAAAVEQYAFDFLDINMGCPAPKIVSGGAGSKLMLDPDRCGRIVEEVVKNTSRPVTVKMRKGWDAEHVTAVECAKACEQAGAVLIAVHARTREQMYTPGIDPSIIAAVKDAVHVPVLGNGDIRTAEDAVRMVEETGCDGVMIARAALGDPWLFERVNAALEGLPAPKEPNLQARMNALRRQVEEMVEQKGEFVAMPQARAQTMHYMKGLKGAASLRRYCCELSRLSDLDTLIDAVFEQQRRAAQDPDDTREVPFP, from the coding sequence ATGGAACCTTTCAACACCCCTTTGAAGATCAGGGAGATCTCACTGCCCCACCGGGCAGTGTTCGGCCCCATGGCGGGCTTTACCGATGCCCCGGCCCGGCGGCTGATGGCCCAGCACGGAGCCGGTTTTACCGTCAGTGAGATGGTGTCCAGCCGGGCGCTGGTATACGGCGACCACAAAACCGTCAGCCTGCTCAAGGCCGAGCCCAACGGTGCCCCCTACGGCGTGCAGATCTTTGGCGAAGTGCCCGAGATCATGGGGCAGGCCGCTGCCGCCGTGGAGCAGTACGCGTTCGATTTTCTGGACATCAACATGGGCTGCCCGGCCCCCAAGATCGTCTCGGGCGGGGCGGGCAGCAAGCTGATGCTTGACCCCGACCGCTGCGGCCGTATTGTGGAGGAAGTGGTCAAAAACACCTCCCGCCCCGTCACCGTGAAGATGCGCAAGGGCTGGGACGCGGAGCACGTCACGGCCGTGGAATGCGCCAAAGCCTGCGAGCAGGCGGGCGCGGTGCTCATCGCCGTCCACGCCCGCACCCGGGAGCAGATGTACACCCCGGGCATCGACCCGTCCATCATTGCGGCGGTGAAGGATGCCGTCCACGTTCCCGTTCTGGGCAACGGCGATATCCGCACCGCCGAGGATGCTGTGCGGATGGTGGAGGAAACCGGCTGCGACGGCGTGATGATCGCCCGGGCCGCCCTGGGCGACCCCTGGCTCTTTGAGCGGGTGAACGCCGCGCTGGAGGGCCTGCCCGCCCCCAAGGAGCCGAACCTGCAGGCCCGGATGAATGCCCTGCGCCGGCAGGTGGAGGAGATGGTGGAGCAGAAGGGCGAGTTCGTTGCCATGCCCCAGGCCCGGGCCCAGACCATGCACTACATGAAGGGCCTGAAGGGGGCCGCCAGCCTGCGGCGCTACTGCTGTGAGCTGAGCCGCCTCTCTGACCTCGACACCCTCATCGACGCGGTGTTCGAGCAGCAGCGCAGGGCCGCGCAGGACCCCGATGACACCCGCGAGGTGCCGTTCCCGTAA